CCGATCAACGGCTTCCAGCGAGCGCGCTCAGACTTGTGCACGCCTGCCTTTCCTGTATTCCTTTGGTGTCGCCCTTCACTGCCGAATATACACCAAAACGCACGCTTAGAACAGTCATACTTCTACATTATGCACTTTGACGAACCTATATCACCACGCTCGCAACCTTCCAATCTCCCTGGATTCGAATCTCGCAGAGCCTTCAGCTTGCCTTCCATCACCATGCCTTTCAACAACTACGGTAATAACAAcgctcctctcctcccgCTGACCCGTCACTCCTTCTCTGGTCCTTCCTCACGGCGCTCAGCTGCGCGAAGACTATCATACGGCATCAAGAACCGGGCATCTCAATATCCCTATTCCGTCACTATTGGTGGTATCCtcaccctcgccctcttcttctttgtctaCACTAGTCCTGGCTCCGATCTTGGTCGGTACAATTCTGCCGCTTCAAGATTACACATTAGGACCCCCAATGAAGATATATTACCCCTACCCACATCAGAACGCGTGATACACCGTCCAGATTCAAAAATGGACAACGGCGTCATGCTTTTAACAGTAGACGAAAACGAGTTAATAGCAGAAGACGACTTGTTCTGGGATACTTATACCGAAGCCGAACCTCTCTCAGCAGAGGAAGCTGCTGCCGAAGCTGAACTTCAAGCACACAAGCAAAATGTTCAAGCACAGAATGTAGCTCAGTCACTAAGGGCGTTGGTCTGGTGGTTGGCTGAAGGTGGAGTTTTGCCGAATGATTTCGAGGTGCCGAGCAAGTCccatttgaagaagattgggtCATCAGGCTTTGAAAAGTTGTTATCATCGATTGACGctggggaaggggatgaaATCATATTTGAAGACGGGTGGGCAGACTTTGCGAATAAAAGGTATAGAATCGTCGTTTTCTCCAAGGTGAGTTCAGTCTTTTTTTCGTCTTTTGCTCATGTATAATGCTGACGGATGGATCATTCTAGACATACTGCCCGTACTCTAAGAATGCCAAATCCATTCTTGGCAAGTACCATCTTTCTCCCGCACCATTCATCATCGAACTTAACCAACGATGTAAGtccccatccacctccacccaaTTGCCATAAGCTAACCtgtccttttttctccttccttcttcggATATAGCCGATATGGAAGCCCTCCAAGGGCTCTTACAACGTTTCACCAACCGCCGAACCGTCCCCAACGTCCTCCTCGACTTTATCTGTATTGGCGGTTCCGACGATATCACGCTCTTGCATTCCGAAGGCGGATTGCATCGCAAATTCGAAGAGATGGGTGCTTTCCCCGGGTTGGTCAGGCGAGCAACAAGCTTGCTGCCTGACTCTGAGGAGAATAGGAGGGATGAGTTCGAAGATCATGAGGATCGATCATGAAGTGCACGCAAAAAACAACGCACTCAAAAGAGGCCAGCCAGGAATCAAGAATCATTAGGTCCAAAACACTATTTGGTCGGATCGTCATAACGTTGTCATTATAGATTGGTATTTATCCCGGGGTGTAGAGTGAGCATGTGGCGTACGGTTTAGCGGATCCTGTATACTGTGCGAGGTACAAACATAGTTAGTCAATCTAGTCAATCCATTCACTGATTCAAGAACTCATATTAATTTGAAGCGATAATCTTTAGTTTagttcctctttccatgtTTCATT
This window of the Cryptococcus neoformans var. neoformans B-3501A chromosome 2, whole genome shotgun sequence genome carries:
- a CDS encoding hypothetical protein (Match to EST gb|CF185997.1|CF185997; HMMPfam hit to Glutaredoxin, Glutaredoxin, score: 65.5, E(): 1.4e-16) produces the protein MHFDEPISPRSQPSNLPGFESRRAFSLPSITMPFNNYGNNNAPLLPLTRHSFSGPSSRRSAARRLSYGIKNRASQYPYSVTIGGILTLALFFFVYTSPGSDLGRYNSAASRLHIRTPNEDILPLPTSERVIHRPDSKMDNGVMLLTVDENELIAEDDLFWDTYTEAEPLSAEEAAAEAELQAHKQNVQAQNVAQSLRALVWWLAEGGVLPNDFEVPSKSHLKKIGSSGFEKLLSSIDAGEGDEIIFEDGWADFANKRYRIVVFSKTYCPYSKNAKSILGKYHLSPAPFIIELNQRSDMEALQGLLQRFTNRRTVPNVLLDFICIGGSDDITLLHSEGGLHRKFEEMGAFPGLVRRATSLLPDSEENRRDEFEDHEDRS